A genomic window from Agrobacterium larrymoorei includes:
- a CDS encoding O-linked N-acetylglucosamine transferase, SPINDLY family protein, which yields MNASIGGTAQNSLLPTLLELARTQRLSLVDLLKFAETLTAQGNRQEAAELYKTWLAFNEPHPAQHMVCFNFSVLLRQMDDVAGAITAMQAALKHDPMFGPAHINLGLAYEDAGMATLAIQQWQGFAEKTSETTPDQLLYRHLALQHIGRVMENAGLMEEAEAALWQAMELRPHKLESGQHWSALRQRQCKWPVLTPSIHVTQRQMIDAMPPLTLGCYADDPIFQLANAHQYGKTLVGRPDIRDFPRPTVRQKTGTGQRLRVGYVSSDLRDHAVGFALREVLELHDKARVEIYAYYCGEAVANDPTQARMKAVVDCWRDVAKLSDEAAARQIASDEIDILIDVNGYTKHARTKIFAYRPAPVIVNFCGYPGSMATPFHQYMIADEVIVPEESEIYYTEKVLRIACNQPLDRKRVIAERPSRQEAGLPEDAFVFACFNGMQKITPSTFTQWMGILNETPGSILWLLTGGDKTDQRLRDLAEAAGIAPERLLFAPKAANAMHLARIAVADLFLDTFPYGAHSTAADALTVGLPVLTFPGKSFPARFCSSVVAATGCSELICAGPEDYVAKAIAFAKTPASLKAVRKKLEAERETSVLRDIPGTARRLEDLYWQMQGEAERGETPVPDLRNLDVYYEIGSELVSENLEYVDEATYRDRYVQKLRDWNGFSPLYHDNRLWTTQASATP from the coding sequence ATGAATGCATCGATTGGCGGCACGGCCCAGAATTCGCTCCTCCCGACTTTGCTGGAGCTTGCAAGAACCCAGCGCCTTTCGCTGGTAGACCTGCTGAAATTCGCGGAAACGCTGACGGCGCAAGGCAATCGCCAAGAGGCGGCAGAACTCTACAAGACCTGGCTCGCCTTCAATGAGCCGCATCCTGCCCAGCATATGGTCTGCTTCAATTTCTCCGTTCTGTTGCGGCAGATGGACGATGTTGCAGGCGCCATCACCGCCATGCAGGCGGCGTTGAAACACGATCCGATGTTCGGTCCCGCCCATATCAATCTCGGCCTTGCCTATGAGGATGCCGGGATGGCGACGCTTGCCATTCAGCAGTGGCAAGGCTTTGCGGAGAAAACATCTGAGACGACGCCGGACCAGCTTCTCTATCGCCATCTGGCGCTGCAGCACATCGGTCGCGTGATGGAAAATGCCGGACTGATGGAAGAGGCGGAGGCAGCTCTTTGGCAAGCCATGGAGCTTCGCCCGCACAAACTGGAATCGGGACAGCATTGGAGCGCTCTGCGCCAGCGGCAATGCAAGTGGCCGGTCCTCACGCCCTCCATTCACGTCACCCAGCGGCAGATGATCGATGCCATGCCGCCGCTGACGCTTGGCTGCTATGCCGACGATCCGATCTTCCAACTGGCCAACGCTCATCAATATGGCAAGACGCTCGTCGGGCGACCGGATATCAGAGATTTCCCCCGGCCCACCGTCCGGCAGAAAACGGGAACCGGCCAAAGGCTGCGTGTCGGTTACGTGTCGTCGGACCTGCGCGATCACGCCGTTGGCTTTGCACTGAGGGAAGTGCTGGAACTACATGACAAGGCGCGTGTCGAAATCTACGCCTATTACTGCGGCGAAGCGGTCGCGAACGATCCGACACAGGCGCGGATGAAAGCGGTCGTCGATTGCTGGCGCGACGTCGCCAAGCTCTCCGATGAAGCCGCCGCCCGGCAGATCGCCAGCGACGAGATCGACATTCTGATCGATGTGAACGGCTACACCAAGCACGCCCGCACTAAGATTTTCGCCTATCGTCCCGCACCCGTCATCGTCAATTTCTGCGGCTATCCGGGCTCAATGGCGACGCCTTTCCACCAGTACATGATTGCCGACGAGGTCATCGTGCCGGAGGAAAGCGAAATCTATTATACGGAAAAGGTGCTGCGGATTGCCTGCAATCAGCCGCTTGACCGCAAGCGCGTCATCGCGGAGCGCCCGTCGCGCCAGGAGGCTGGCTTGCCGGAAGACGCTTTCGTCTTTGCCTGCTTCAATGGCATGCAGAAGATCACGCCCTCCACCTTCACGCAGTGGATGGGCATTTTGAACGAGACCCCGGGCAGCATCCTTTGGCTCCTGACCGGTGGCGACAAGACCGATCAGCGCCTGCGCGATCTGGCAGAGGCGGCTGGGATTGCGCCGGAGCGGCTTCTCTTCGCGCCGAAAGCTGCAAACGCCATGCACCTTGCCCGCATCGCGGTGGCAGATCTTTTCCTCGATACGTTCCCCTATGGCGCCCACTCGACCGCAGCGGATGCGTTAACTGTCGGTCTTCCGGTTCTGACATTCCCGGGCAAGTCCTTCCCTGCGCGCTTCTGCAGCAGCGTCGTTGCCGCAACGGGTTGTTCGGAGCTTATCTGCGCCGGCCCCGAGGACTATGTCGCCAAGGCGATTGCTTTTGCAAAGACGCCTGCAAGCCTGAAGGCCGTAAGGAAGAAGCTGGAAGCGGAACGGGAGACGAGTGTCCTGCGCGATATTCCTGGCACCGCGCGAAGGCTCGAAGATCTATACTGGCAGATGCAGGGCGAAGCCGAACGGGGTGAAACGCCTGTCCCCGATCTTCGCAATCTCGATGTCTATTACGAGATCGGCAGCGAGCTTGTCTCGGAGAACCTCGAATACGTCGATGAGGCAACCTACCGCGATCGTTATGTTCAAAAGCTGCGGGACTGGAACGGCTTCTCGCCCCTCTATCATGACAACCGCTTGTGGACGACGCAAGCATCCGCCACCCCTTGA